A region of the Pseudomonas asiatica genome:
GCGCTGTCTTAGCCACCATAAAACGAAATAACTGGGCATAAGGCCGCTCCTGCAGGAACAGCGTACAACTTGTTCTCAACTACATGGCCAACCCAACAACTAAGAAAAAACACTAAGTTACAAGTTTCAGAAAGTTCCTACTTATAACCAAAAACAACAACACCCTGTTTATTTAAATCCCGCCGCAGGCCGCCTACCCTGCAAGTCCGCCCTCGCCATCAACCTTACCCCAGGCCCAATCTGCACCAAGACTACGGCTGATACCGGAGCAATTCTTAACAAGGGAAAACACGCCATGTACCGACAATCTGATCTGCGCTTCAGCTTTCAACCCTTGGCTGGCGACATTCAATTCGAGGTGATTTCATTCGAACTCGACGAAGCCATCAGCGCACCATTCCAGTTGAAGCTGGAGCTGATCAGTCACGAAGATGAAGTCGACTTCGGTAAGTTGCTCGACAAGCCGGTACTGTTCACGATCTGGCAGCACGAACGCCCACTGCGCTACGTGCACGGCGTGACAAGCAGCTTCAGCCAAGGTGAAACGGGCTTTTATCGCACCCGTTACCATGCCTTGGTCGAGCCCCTCCTGGCCCGCGGCGGGTTGCGTTCGAACTGGCGAATCTTCCAGCAGAAAACCGTGCCGCAGATTCTCGAAATCATGCTCAAGCGCCAGTGCATCCTTCATTTCGAGTTGCACATTTTTGGCGACCATCAGGTGCGCGAGTTCTGCGTACAGGCCGGTGAAACAGACCTCGACTTCATCGCCCGCCTGGCGGATGAAGAGGGTTTCATCTATCGCTTCGAGCACACGCCAAAACAACACCTGCTGGTCATCACCGACCGACTGCTGGCGCTGGGGCAGATCAGCCGAGGCGCGATCAAGAGCGAAGACGACGATGAAGGGCTTCCTGAAGAGGACGACGTCGGCCCCGTCCAGGTGCTGTACCGCGCCAACAGCGGTGGTGATCAGGCCAGGCCTTGCCTGCGCCGCCTGCGCTACAGCGAGCAGGTACGCACCGCACGACAGGTACAGCGGGACTACACCTTCACCAACCCGCAGTACCGGCAGGAACACCGCGCAGATGACAGTGCCATCGCCCATCAGTCCCGGGATTATGAGCGCTTCGACTACCCCGGCCGTTACAAGCGCGATGTGGTCGGCGTCCCCTTCACCGCCACGCGACTCACGGCCCTGCGCCATGACGCCCGTATTGCCGAGGTAGAGGGCGACGATGTGCGGCTGCAACCAGGCCTGAGCTTCACCCTCATCGAACACCCCCGCAAAGACCTCAACACACACTGGCGCGTGATGCGCGTGCATCACGAGGGGAGCCAATTCACCAGCCTGCAAGAAGAAGCTGCCGGAGCCGAACAGGGAACGCGCTACTCGCAGGAAGCCGTGCTGGTGCCCGGCCGGATCGAATGGCGACCTGCGCCGCTGGACAAACCGCGCATCGATGGCCCGCACATGGCCACCGTCGTCGGTCCACCCGGCGAGGAGATCTATTGTGACGAATGGGGACGGGTCAAGGTCAGCTTCCCCTGGGATCGCGAGAGCAGAAACAACGAGTTCAGCTCCTGCTGGGTGCGCGTATCACAAGGTTGGGCAGGCGGCAGCTGGGGCTCGATGGCTATCCCACGCATCGGCCAGGACGTGATCATCCAGTACGTCAACGCCGACCCCGACCAGCCGATGATCACCGGGCGCACCTACTGCGGGGATCAACTGCCGCCCTACGAGCTGCCGGAACACAAGACGCGCATGACCATCAAGAGTCAGACCCACAAGGGTAATGGCTTCAACGAACTGCGTTTCGAAGATGAACTGGGTCGGCAGGAAGTGTACGTGCATGCCGAAAGGAACATGAATACCAAGGTCAAACATGACCAGACCCTTAACGTCGGCAATGATCGCGCCACTGCGACAGGCCGCGACCAAAACACCAGCATTGCGCGTGACGAGACTATCGATACGGGACGTGATCGCCGCGATCATGTTCACCAAGACCGATTCACCAGCATCGACCGCAACGATATCCATACCATTGGCAACACAAGCCGCATCACCATTGCCGCCGACCACAGCCTGAGTATCGGCGGCAATCAGTCGCTCGTCATCGAAGGTACGCGCGCCATTGAAGCCCGTACTGCACAACGCCTGCTGACCCGGTATTACATGCTTCAGGGCACGGAACGCATCCACATCCGTGGCCCGAGCGGCAAGATCATCCTCGATACCAACGGCATCACTATCGAGGCTCCCAACATCCACTTCAAAGGCAATGTCACCTACCAGACACCTGTGCAGGCCCAGGTCGAAGCCATCGAGGCCGCCATTCGAGAAGGCTCACCGCTGATTGAAGAATGCCCCTTTGCCGGGAAGGACGACGCATGAGCCTGCACCAGCAATTAAGCGAAGGCAGCCTGTACACGGGTGTCGTCAGTGCAAGCCTGTTCGTGCTTGCCGAAGCGTCGGCCAATCCGGGCCTGCTGGGCAGGCTCGAGTTTCATTCCACCCGACACCAATGCCTATGGCACCTGGACCATCACACCGGGCTGGAGAAGCATGCGCCATTACTGTTCCAGCTGACAGCAGGCAGCGAACTGGATGCCTGGCTTGGCGGCCTGGACGGGGCCTTCGCCTGTACTGTCGCCGAGACCACTCTGTCCCTCGAAGCCCTCGCGCGGCACCTGCGTCGCTTTGGCAAAGTCCAGGAAGGCCGACGTCGGTACTTCATGAGGCTTGGTGACCCTCGGTCGTTAAGCTTCTACGTCGGCTCACTGGTACACCAGCCAGACACCCTGGCCCGGCTGTTCGATCACGGACGCATACGCAGGCTCTACTTTCACGATTCACGAACCGGGCTTGCACTTTGCGCACAGCCGCTGTTCGAGCAAACAGAAAGCAGCATCGAACGGGAAGGCTGCCTGGCCTGGCTGCCATTGCGCCACGAGGTCCCTGCATGAGCCTGCCGAAACTGAATCTGGGTGCGCTGCAAGCTGCCTCGCTACGGACCACCAACCGTCGACTGTCCCGCTTCCTGCTGGGGACGTTGGACGGTTCGATTGCGCGCTTTCATACCCGTCCCGAGGATGTTCCCCTGCTGGTAGCCAATGCGGGGGCCCTGGTCAGCAACAGGGGCTACACCTGCGGCAAGGAATACAGCTTGCTGGTGCTGAGCCATTTCTTGCTGGGTCTGGGCTGGTGGAACGACCCCGCAAGCGTATCGGTGTGGTCAATCCACCAGGTTCCCGGCCTTACCCAGGATGAGCGACTCGACATGCTGACCGTGCGGGCAGTAGCCCACCGTATGCAGTGGGAGGGTCAACTTACCCTTATGCATGACGTTACACGGCAGATTTTGCGCTTGCCCGATGACGATTGCGACCACGACCGGCAGTGGCGATCACTGGAGCAACTGATGACCCTGCGCGGCATACCGGCTGACGCGCAGCAGTCTTGTTACTGCTGCTATGAGTCGGATGCCAGCCGCCGCTATGCGCTGCCCGCCATCAATCACAAGGAGCTGAACGGGAACGAGATCCTCGCCTACCGCTATTACGGAAAACGGCTACCTCAGCCGTCCGATGACCTGTACAAGCTGCCCCCGTTGCCCCGCAGCCAAGTGCTGATGCATGTGCTCCTGGCGATCGCGTTCGGTCGACACTTTTACCTCAACCCATTGTTCACCCCTTGGGTGAAGTTGCTTGAAGCCACCGACTCTCCCCGAGAGCGCTGCCGGGTGTTGGCAAGTCAATTGGCAGCCCACCAACAAGCACTCAAGGAGCCGAGCCCGCATGGTTGAAGCATCTGCTTTACAAACGCTGGGGCAAGCCGCACTCAACGGGGCGCTGCCTGTTCCACCCGACATTTGCGTACCCTGCTCCCTTCCCGGCGCGCTGTTCTCTCTCGACGGTGGTGACGGCTGCGACCAGCTGCTGGGCATCCCCTCCCAGAACGGCGTCGGCCCTGCCTGGTTTCGCAACAACCCCTGGATCCGCGACCAGGCGCGCAACCACCGCGATACCTTCCTCCAGCAGGTGCTGGAGCATGCCGGCGACACGCTGGGCAATGCCTGGCTGGCTGAGTTTCATGCCTTTGCCGCCAGCGAAAAGCTGCAGTTGGTTTGCATCGACGACGAGATCCGCCTCGACGAACTGCCCCCACCCGTACTCGACCACATGGGCGAGCGCAGCCAGCACGGTTATGCCTTTGCCCTGCACAGCAATTTCTTGTTCACCGACCACAAGATCTATTTCGCCACCTTCACCCATGTGCAGTGGGCCGAGGCGCAACGGGAAGAGTACGTCGACGAGCACGGCACCCAGCGTATCAGCCCGCCCTACACCTGGCACACGCCCAGTGGCCTGTACCCGATCGAACAGGCCTGTGAACAGCTGGCCCGGCACTACGCCGAAGCCAAGGCCCGGGCTCGCTTCTGGCAAGGCGTCATTGGCGCGGCCGAATTCGCCCTCGGCGTGCTGGCATTCATACCGGTGGTGCGCGGCATCAAGGGCACCGTATCGCTAGGCCGCTATGCCTTCGTCGCCCTGGAAGCCGCGCTGGCCGCCGATGCCATGGTCGACGGCAGCAGCCGCATGATCACTGGCGAAGGCCTGAGTATCGGCGAGCAGTTCTTCACCGACCTGGCGCGCCTGGCCAACCCCGACACTGCCGAGGCACGTGGCAAGCAGGTATTCATGGCCATCAACCTGGCCCTGCTGCTGCCGGCCGCCATCGGCGGCGCCCGTTGGCTGATGCACAAGTTGCGGCCCGGCAGCATGACCACCGTACGCCTCGACAACGCCGCGCTGTCGCAAGAGGAAGTCCGGCGCCTTGGCAACCGCAGCGCCAGCGAAGTCACCGTACTGGAAACCCGCATCCAGCGACGCCCCCGTGAGGGTGAGCTGCCGGTCACCGCCCGTGAACTGCACTCGGTGGAGCGCAATGCCAGCCTGGTCGCGCTCGATGTGGCTGGCGGCAAGGCCGACTACGCCTACATGGCCACCACCCTGCGCGACCGGCTGGTGGCCATGATTCAGCACTCCATCGGGCCGATGCGCATGGGCGGCAGCCTGACCCGGGTCGTCGCCGATGCCGGCGAAGAAGCCCTGGCGGCGGCCCTGGTCAGCCACTGGAAGGTCAAGCCGGAGAACATCCTCGGCCTGAGCACCCACCCTTCCCGGCCCAGCCAGTTCGGTTTGAAGAACAAGAGCGACCAGGGGATCGACATGCTGGTGTACGTACCACCACCGCCCTCGATGACGGTGCGTAATCCGACGACGCTGGAAATGCGGCATCACATTGATGGGCTGAAGGGGACGGCACCCGTGGAAGAGTTGAAGTTCGAGGCTGGGACGTTGTTAGT
Encoded here:
- a CDS encoding type VI secretion system Vgr family protein — protein: MYRQSDLRFSFQPLAGDIQFEVISFELDEAISAPFQLKLELISHEDEVDFGKLLDKPVLFTIWQHERPLRYVHGVTSSFSQGETGFYRTRYHALVEPLLARGGLRSNWRIFQQKTVPQILEIMLKRQCILHFELHIFGDHQVREFCVQAGETDLDFIARLADEEGFIYRFEHTPKQHLLVITDRLLALGQISRGAIKSEDDDEGLPEEDDVGPVQVLYRANSGGDQARPCLRRLRYSEQVRTARQVQRDYTFTNPQYRQEHRADDSAIAHQSRDYERFDYPGRYKRDVVGVPFTATRLTALRHDARIAEVEGDDVRLQPGLSFTLIEHPRKDLNTHWRVMRVHHEGSQFTSLQEEAAGAEQGTRYSQEAVLVPGRIEWRPAPLDKPRIDGPHMATVVGPPGEEIYCDEWGRVKVSFPWDRESRNNEFSSCWVRVSQGWAGGSWGSMAIPRIGQDVIIQYVNADPDQPMITGRTYCGDQLPPYELPEHKTRMTIKSQTHKGNGFNELRFEDELGRQEVYVHAERNMNTKVKHDQTLNVGNDRATATGRDQNTSIARDETIDTGRDRRDHVHQDRFTSIDRNDIHTIGNTSRITIAADHSLSIGGNQSLVIEGTRAIEARTAQRLLTRYYMLQGTERIHIRGPSGKIILDTNGITIEAPNIHFKGNVTYQTPVQAQVEAIEAAIREGSPLIEECPFAGKDDA
- a CDS encoding DUF4123 domain-containing protein, coding for MSLHQQLSEGSLYTGVVSASLFVLAEASANPGLLGRLEFHSTRHQCLWHLDHHTGLEKHAPLLFQLTAGSELDAWLGGLDGAFACTVAETTLSLEALARHLRRFGKVQEGRRRYFMRLGDPRSLSFYVGSLVHQPDTLARLFDHGRIRRLYFHDSRTGLALCAQPLFEQTESSIEREGCLAWLPLRHEVPA